Proteins encoded in a region of the Acidobacteriota bacterium genome:
- a CDS encoding 2-oxoacid:ferredoxin oxidoreductase subunit beta, with protein sequence MNPTGAPGLRKKDFASDQEVRWCPGCGDYAILNAVQTVFAELGLPRERFVVVSGIGCASRFPYYVETYGFHTVHGRAPTFATGVKLANPELSVWVITGDGDALAIGGNHLIHALRRNVDVNILLFNNRIYGLTKGQYSPTSERGKRTPSSPDGSLDRPFNPVSVALGANATFVARSIDRFGAHLRAVLKRAAEHRGASFVEIYQNCNIFNDGAFAPLTDRDGRHENVLYLEHGKPMRFGKALERGIAIGPDGLPRIVDADKDDAAVLIHDESQESPATAFMLGQMSPPEFPLPIGVLRAVQAPVFDREHASRMERAAATPGPDLAELLRGPNPWRV encoded by the coding sequence ATGAATCCCACCGGAGCGCCGGGCCTGCGGAAGAAAGACTTCGCCAGCGACCAGGAGGTTCGCTGGTGTCCCGGTTGCGGGGACTACGCGATCCTGAACGCTGTCCAGACGGTCTTCGCCGAGCTGGGTCTTCCGCGAGAGCGCTTCGTGGTGGTGTCGGGAATCGGGTGCGCGAGCCGGTTTCCGTACTACGTCGAGACGTACGGTTTCCACACGGTTCACGGGCGCGCGCCGACGTTCGCAACGGGGGTCAAGCTGGCGAACCCCGAGCTGTCGGTCTGGGTCATCACCGGCGACGGCGACGCCTTGGCGATCGGGGGCAACCACTTGATCCATGCGCTCCGGCGGAACGTCGACGTGAACATCCTGCTGTTCAACAACCGCATCTACGGGCTCACGAAAGGCCAGTACTCGCCCACCTCCGAGCGGGGAAAGCGCACACCTTCGTCTCCGGACGGCTCCCTCGACCGGCCGTTCAACCCGGTGTCGGTGGCGCTGGGGGCGAACGCCACGTTCGTCGCACGGTCGATCGACCGCTTCGGCGCCCACCTGCGCGCGGTCCTCAAGCGCGCCGCGGAGCATCGGGGAGCCTCCTTCGTCGAGATCTACCAGAACTGCAATATCTTCAACGACGGCGCGTTCGCGCCGCTCACCGACAGGGACGGCAGGCACGAGAACGTGCTCTATCTGGAGCACGGGAAGCCGATGCGCTTCGGCAAGGCGCTCGAACGCGGGATCGCGATCGGGCCCGACGGCCTGCCACGGATCGTCGACGCGGACAAGGACGACGCGGCCGTGCTGATCCACGACGAAAGCCAGGAGAGCCCGGCCACGGCCTTCATGCTCGGTCAGATGTCGCCGCCGGAGTTTCCGCTTCCCATCGGTGTGCTCCGGGCCGTGCAGGCTCCGGTCTTCGACCGGGAGCACGCGTCGCGGATGGAGCGCGCTGCCGCGACTCCCGGGCCGGATCTGGCGGAGCTCCTCCGGGGGCCGAACCCCTGGCGCGTGTGA
- a CDS encoding HD domain-containing protein → MHDEQSSERREERLEAGWERTPKVPLFLVLLLVVLGVALTPLALFGWLTVRGMRESLVTAQQERQLQVAASVAQRFDAFLQQTGREAVKLAELLGSRGGVPALEEFLDRTVVLARFTPVRGRPAAVMAPELVLTDELRDALDRDGRILLESGAAPVPAAAREAVLGGPYALGPSRILAVTVSAPVQRRGELLGVFQEIALLQELWAEVKSSVPPPTRVLLIDPTGQVVASSGDGPSGTLAERGIVAELLRAAGGARGARAYEIRQPDGRTRRVLGSFSTTDQGWGVLVEVDEALALAPVRRMLEDVTFGGALAAGLALVAALVLGGAISRPITRLAGISRRLARGDFSVDAAPSRVRELDQLARSFNRMARQLGELVERFRAGAREANAMFLGVIRALADAIDEKDPYTKGHSVRVNRYAVVIGRYLGQSRDVLRELHVASLLHDVGKIGIDDAILKKPSALTPEEFEVMKTHTDRGAKIMGRIPQMKGIIPGLRFHHERWQGGGYPAGLRGEEIPLQARIIAVADAFDAMTTDRPYQNALDVESAVARINDLKGIAFAPEVVEAFNRAYEAGELDEILASRPGPRRVTPARAGARA, encoded by the coding sequence TTGCACGACGAGCAGAGCAGCGAACGGCGCGAAGAGCGTTTGGAGGCCGGGTGGGAGCGCACCCCGAAGGTGCCGCTCTTCCTGGTCCTTCTCCTCGTGGTCCTCGGCGTCGCCCTGACCCCTCTGGCCCTATTCGGCTGGCTGACGGTCCGGGGGATGCGCGAGTCGCTGGTGACCGCGCAGCAGGAGCGCCAGCTCCAGGTCGCCGCCTCCGTTGCCCAGCGGTTCGATGCCTTCCTCCAGCAGACCGGACGCGAGGCGGTCAAGCTGGCGGAGCTGCTCGGCAGCCGGGGGGGTGTACCGGCGCTCGAGGAGTTCCTTGACCGCACGGTGGTCCTGGCCCGCTTCACGCCGGTGCGGGGCCGCCCCGCGGCGGTGATGGCCCCCGAGCTCGTCCTCACCGACGAACTGCGGGATGCGCTCGACCGCGACGGCCGCATTCTCCTTGAGAGCGGCGCCGCGCCGGTCCCGGCGGCCGCCCGCGAAGCGGTTCTCGGCGGGCCCTACGCTCTGGGACCGAGCCGGATCCTCGCCGTGACCGTGTCCGCCCCCGTGCAGCGCCGCGGCGAGCTGCTCGGGGTGTTCCAGGAGATCGCCCTGCTGCAGGAACTGTGGGCCGAGGTGAAGTCGTCGGTCCCGCCTCCCACACGCGTTCTCCTGATCGACCCGACCGGGCAGGTGGTGGCTTCGTCGGGAGACGGGCCGTCCGGGACGCTCGCCGAGCGCGGGATCGTGGCCGAGCTGCTGCGCGCGGCGGGCGGAGCGCGAGGAGCCCGCGCCTACGAGATTCGGCAGCCGGACGGGCGCACGCGGCGCGTGCTCGGCTCGTTCAGCACCACCGATCAGGGGTGGGGCGTTCTGGTGGAGGTCGACGAAGCCCTGGCGCTCGCGCCGGTGCGCCGCATGCTCGAGGACGTCACGTTCGGCGGAGCCCTGGCGGCGGGGCTGGCGCTCGTGGCTGCGCTGGTGCTGGGCGGGGCGATCAGCCGGCCGATCACGAGGCTCGCGGGAATCTCCCGGCGCCTGGCTCGCGGCGACTTCTCCGTCGACGCCGCCCCCTCGAGGGTCCGGGAACTCGATCAGTTGGCCCGGAGCTTCAATCGCATGGCCCGGCAGCTCGGCGAGCTGGTGGAGCGGTTCCGCGCCGGTGCCCGCGAGGCCAACGCGATGTTCCTCGGCGTCATCCGGGCCCTCGCCGACGCGATCGACGAGAAGGACCCTTACACCAAGGGTCACTCCGTGCGCGTCAACCGCTACGCGGTGGTGATCGGCCGGTATCTCGGGCAGAGCCGGGACGTGCTGCGCGAACTCCACGTCGCGTCCCTGCTCCATGACGTGGGGAAGATCGGGATCGACGACGCCATCCTCAAGAAACCCTCGGCGCTCACCCCCGAGGAGTTCGAGGTGATGAAGACCCACACCGACAGGGGGGCGAAGATCATGGGGCGGATCCCGCAGATGAAGGGGATCATTCCGGGGCTCCGCTTCCATCACGAGCGCTGGCAGGGCGGGGGATATCCTGCCGGTCTTCGGGGCGAGGAGATTCCCCTGCAGGCCCGGATCATCGCGGTGGCCGACGCGTTCGACGCCATGACCACCGACCGGCCGTACCAGAACGCCCTCGACGTGGAGAGCGCGGTGGCCCGGATCAACGACCTGAAGGGGATCGCCTTCGCGCCGGAGGTCGTCGAGGCGTTCAACAGGGCCTACGAGGCGGGCGAGTTGGACGAGATCCTCGCCTCCCGTCCCGGCCCGCGGCGCGTAACCCCGGCCCGGGCGGGGGCGCGCGCCTGA
- a CDS encoding 2-oxoacid:acceptor oxidoreductase subunit alpha, whose product MTSSHGPKATPPNRQRLTEVTVRLAGDSGDGIQVAGSQLTATSALAGNDVATFPDYPAEIRAPAGTLPGVSGFQLQFSSHDVRTPGDRPDALVAFNPAALRVNLPELKRGGVLIVNEDAFDETSLKKAGYSRNPLDGDELSEYRLFRVPLTRLTREALADSGLTTRQVDRCKNFFALGILYWLYSRNVEPTVGWLREKFARRPELARANEKALRAGYNYAETVGIFQTVYEVPAADFPPGTYRNLDGNEAVALALATVAQKSGLKVVLGSYPITPASTILHRASRLARFGVLTFQAEDEIAAVGAAVGASFAGALGVSTTSGPGMVLKSEIIGLAGMVELPLLVIDVQRAGPSTGMPTKTEQADLLMALYGRHGELPLPVFAAGSPGDCFWTVLEAARVAIRFRTPVIVLSEGYLASGAEPWRVPDPEEIEPIDPGFLVDAAEFSGVYARDPRTLARPWIKPGTPGLEHRIGGLEKNEKGEVSYDPANHERMVRLRAAKLEAIARELPPAKLDQGEEGDDLLVLGWGGTYGAVSEAVARLRDRGRRVASLNLRHLNPLPRGLGELIQKFSKVLVPELNSGQLQRVLEATFHRPLDGLHKIQGQPFRVYEIEERAEAMLGAQP is encoded by the coding sequence ATGACGAGTTCTCACGGCCCGAAGGCGACGCCGCCGAACCGGCAGCGGCTGACCGAGGTGACGGTCCGGCTGGCCGGCGATTCCGGGGACGGAATTCAGGTCGCCGGGAGCCAGCTCACGGCCACCTCGGCCCTCGCCGGCAACGACGTGGCCACTTTCCCCGACTATCCGGCGGAGATCAGGGCGCCGGCCGGGACGCTCCCGGGCGTGTCCGGGTTCCAACTGCAGTTCTCGTCCCACGATGTCCGGACTCCCGGCGACCGTCCCGATGCGCTGGTGGCCTTCAACCCCGCCGCGCTGCGCGTCAATCTTCCCGAACTGAAGCGGGGAGGTGTCCTCATCGTCAACGAGGACGCGTTCGACGAGACCAGCCTGAAAAAGGCGGGCTACTCGCGCAACCCGCTCGACGGGGACGAGCTGTCGGAATACCGGCTCTTCCGCGTTCCGCTGACACGCCTCACGCGGGAGGCGCTGGCGGACTCCGGCTTGACGACACGGCAAGTCGATCGGTGCAAGAACTTCTTCGCGCTCGGGATCCTGTACTGGCTGTACAGCCGGAATGTCGAGCCGACCGTCGGCTGGCTCCGGGAGAAGTTCGCGCGCCGGCCCGAGCTGGCCCGGGCCAACGAGAAGGCGCTCCGGGCCGGGTACAACTACGCGGAGACCGTCGGGATCTTCCAGACCGTCTACGAGGTGCCGGCGGCGGATTTCCCGCCGGGGACCTACCGCAACCTCGACGGCAACGAAGCGGTCGCCCTGGCGCTGGCGACGGTGGCGCAGAAGAGCGGTCTGAAGGTGGTCCTGGGTTCCTACCCGATCACGCCGGCGTCGACGATCCTGCACCGCGCGAGCCGGTTGGCGCGATTCGGCGTGCTCACGTTCCAGGCGGAGGACGAGATCGCGGCGGTCGGCGCGGCTGTCGGCGCCTCCTTCGCCGGTGCACTCGGAGTCTCCACGACGAGCGGCCCGGGAATGGTCCTGAAGAGCGAGATCATCGGCCTGGCTGGGATGGTCGAGCTGCCGCTGCTGGTGATCGACGTACAGCGTGCCGGGCCGTCCACGGGCATGCCGACCAAGACGGAGCAAGCCGATCTCCTGATGGCGCTGTACGGGCGCCACGGAGAGCTGCCTCTTCCGGTGTTCGCCGCCGGGAGTCCCGGGGATTGCTTCTGGACCGTGCTCGAAGCGGCCCGGGTCGCGATCCGGTTCCGCACGCCCGTGATCGTTCTCTCGGAGGGTTATCTGGCGAGCGGAGCGGAGCCGTGGCGCGTCCCGGACCCGGAGGAAATCGAGCCGATCGATCCCGGTTTCCTCGTCGACGCGGCCGAATTCTCCGGTGTCTACGCGAGGGACCCCCGGACGCTCGCCCGGCCGTGGATCAAGCCGGGAACGCCGGGCCTGGAACATCGCATCGGTGGACTGGAGAAGAACGAGAAAGGAGAGGTCTCGTACGATCCGGCCAACCACGAGCGCATGGTCCGGCTCCGCGCAGCCAAGCTCGAGGCGATCGCGCGCGAGTTGCCGCCGGCGAAGCTCGACCAGGGCGAGGAGGGTGACGATCTCCTGGTCCTCGGGTGGGGCGGGACGTACGGAGCGGTTTCGGAGGCCGTCGCGCGGTTGCGGGACCGCGGGCGCCGCGTGGCCAGCCTGAACCTGAGGCATCTCAATCCCCTGCCGCGCGGACTCGGGGAGCTGATCCAAAAATTCTCGAAAGTGCTCGTCCCCGAGTTGAACAGCGGCCAACTCCAGCGCGTTCTCGAAGCGACCTTCCACCGCCCGCTCGACGGCCTGCACAAGATCCAGGGCCAGCCGTTCCGGGTCTACGAGATCGAGGAGCGCGCCGAAGCGATGCTGGGAGCGCAACCATGA